A window of Salmo trutta chromosome 17, fSalTru1.1, whole genome shotgun sequence genomic DNA:
CAACAAGAGGGAGGAGCAGTACCACCTACCGTACGCAGAGGCATAAGACATGGATCCTTGTTCAGTCCTTTGTGGTGCTGCTAGAACAACTGAGCCAGTCTGTGGCCCCACCACTCTGTCTCCATGGTGCTAAACCTCTGGGACCTATGGGGCATGAATGTGTTGTAGAATGACAATGGATGGACAGTTCTCACATTAACCTGGGAGACTTGGTTAAGTAGGTTACAAACCTTTTCTACAGTACAGAGTCCTCTACCAGTGGGCATGGTGCTTACCATGGATATAAAGCACATTATCATACAGCCCGTTTGGCCATGGTGGGACAAGGTGTGGCCAGGATAGACCAGAGATCGTAAGAGCTATGACACGGTGTGTGTTAGTATGAAGCAATGTTGATATGTTACCAACTTGATGCACTGAGCTGAGGGCCTTCTCTGCCTCAATCAGGAGACACAATGATCTacagttgtatttttgtaatACAATAATTGATAGACAATCTAACATTTATACAAACATAACTTACAAATACATTTGGTGCTGATGAACAGGCCCAGGGTAAACTTTTAGCTCGTAAGCTAATGGCTTGCAAGAGTATTGACACTCAATTGAACGAGTCAGTGAGTTTCTGTGGCTATTTTGTTCTATGGGTGCCAAATTGTATACACATTATACTGCAGTGTTCATTACAGGATGTACTTTTCCAAGTGAGGACAATCCCACATTAATTCCATCATGTAGACTATGACCAAAGAGCACTTGTTTTTTGACACGTCGTACCATTAATACAACACAAGTACTAACTCCATTTCGGTTATTAGTTGTAAATCCAtaatgagaaaataaaaacatgatccCATTTTATCAAGGTCAGGTAGTATTAGTGTAGGTGCTACCATGTCTAAGTTGacatgtgtttttgttgttggagAATGGAGATAATGTCGTGGAAGTTTCCACTTGTGTGCTATTTAAGTTGTGTTCATATTTTATTAAATGAGGATTGCATAACTTGAAACTTGAAAGTGCAAACAAGACACATAAAACAATGTTTGTTTACAGACTTGCTCAGCCTCTATCTACCAATGGTGCGGTAGGTCAATTTGATGGTACAGTACATTTCCAGAGGTGATATAGATGTTCAAGTACAAACTTTGTGGGCCACCAGGAATATGTTTTGCAGTGTTGTCTTGGCTATGAATCAGAGTTTGCTGTTGTTGGGGCTCAAAACTGCAACTTCCACATCAGTTTCACAAGGCACAAGATTGTTTGCAATTCCTTCAAGTGTTTGTGGCCATGAATTGTGACCATATTATTTTTGAGTTTTTTTTATACTGAAATTGGGGTTAAACAGATAAAGAGCCCCCACAAAAATGTAGTACTTTGAAGTTATTTCCTGAGTGCAATGCCAAAATAAAGttaacaccaacataaagtgtcttaatagggcgttgggccaccacgagccagaacagcttcaatgcaccttggcatagattctacaattgtctggaactctattggagggatgtgacaccattcttccacgagaaattccatcatttggtgttttgttgatggtggtggaaaacgctgtcttgcgttgagatctggtgactgagacggccatggcatatggcttacatcgttttcatgcacaAACACTCATGCCCTGTCAatggggggcattgtcatcctatgggggccagtggtggaaaaagtacccaattgtcatacttgagtaaaagtaaagatacctaatagaaaatgactcaagtaaaagggaaagtcacccagtaaaatactacttgagtaaaagtctaaaagtatttagttttaaatatgctttagtatcaaaagtaaatgtaatcgctaaaatatacttaagtatcaaaagtaaaagtattccttatattaagcaaaccagacggcaacattttcttgttttagccaggggcacactccaacatttagACATAAATGTGTGTTTAATGAGTttaatgagtccgccagatcagaggcagagggatgaccagggatgttctcttgattattgcgtgaattggacaatttccttttgctgctaagcattcaaaatgtaacgagtactttttggtgtcaggaaaaatgtatggagtaaaaagtacaatattttctttaggaatgtagtgaagtaaaagttgtcaaaaatataaatagtaaagtaaggtACAGATGACCAAAAAAACGACTtaggtagtactttaaagtatttttacttaagtactttacaccactgatgggggcatagccatggtagccaaaatattAGCCTGGCCAGCATGATGGCCcgaagcatgatgggatgttaattgttaattaactcaggaaccacacctgtgtggaagcacctgctttcaatatagtTTGCATCCCTCATTTACACAAGTGTTTCATTCAGTTACTTGTGGTCATTAATGGGATTGGTTTTAGGCAGTCCATTGGAAAACATATTGGAGTCACAAGGCCGGGTTTGGTTTTAGGCAGTACATTGGAAAGCATGTTGGAGTCACAAGGCCATTAAGAGacgccagccagccagagagattgtgtgtggggtggggtggcCAGGCACAGAGGGGgaaattatgtttttaaaataaacattatttcacctttatttaaccaggtaggcaagttgagaacaagttctcatttacaattgcgacctggccaagataaagcaaagcagttcgacaacatacaacaacacagagttacacatggaataaaacaaacatacagtagaaaaataagtctatatacaatgtgagcaaatgaggtgagataagggaggtaaaggcaaaaaggccatggtggcaaagtaaatacaatatagcaagtaaaacactggaatggtagatttgtagtagaagaaagtgcaaagtagaaataatggggtgcaaaggagcaaaataaataaataaatacagtaggggaaaaggtagttgtttgggctaaattatagatgggctatgtacaggtgcagtgatctgtgagctgctctgacagctggtgcttaaagctagtgagggagataagtgtttccagtttcagagatttttgtagttcgttccagtcattggcagcagagaactggaaggagagacagccaaaggaggaattggctttgggggtgaccagagagatatacctgctggagcgcgtgctacaggtgggtgctgttatggtgaccagtgagcggagataaggggggactttacctagcagggtcttgtagatgacctggagccagtgggtttggcgacgattatgaagcgaggtccagccaacgagagcgtacaggtcgcagtggtgggtagtatatggggctttggtgacaaaacggatgacactgtgatagactgcatccaatttgttgagtagagtgttgggggctattttgtaaatgacatcgccaaagtcgaggatcgatggatggatttgggagaaggagaaatggggaaggcttgggcgagtagctgtggggggtgcagtgctattGACTGCGGaagaggtagccaggtggaaagcatggccagccgtagaaaaatgcttattgaaattctcaattatagtgggtttatcggtatATGTACTGTGTGGCTGGATGAATTAGTCCCTTCAGCCATCATGGAGCAAAAATGATGGACATCTATGGTTACACTTCTATGTGCATGCCAAGAAGGGACCTCCCCCTCCAGCTTTcccctaaacacacacataaacagccCCTAGGAGGTGTGTAATAAGACTGTATGTaaactagcagcaccatatcagcAAGTCAAATTATGAGTATATGTAAATTTACTTGgcgaataaaggtgattctgattctGACATAGCTATTGGGATTATGTGAAGAATTGAGAGGCAAGGACACCATAGAGATGACTGTGACAGTGTTGTCTGGCATTCGTTTGTATGGTGTGGAGATGTCAAATACAATCTTTATTATAGCCTATCTTTCAGGCTGAACATCTGCTTTCAGTCTACAATATTGTCATTAGCAATTTTTGATTTCCTTGATACTGCCTGCCTCCGACAACAAATCAATCGGTCTCATAATGCTGAGTGACTGTAGATGTCCAGCCATATTTTGTAAGCATATCTTACATGAAAAAACCCAGTCTTATAATATAATTGTTTTGAATATAATTATGTAACTATTCAATACGTCTGTGACTGAAAATCTATACCAGACTTTTCTAAGTCGTGTCTCAATGCCGCAGAACAACTGTTGAGCCTATAGAACAAACCATGGTATCTCAGCTCATACATCATTCAATGTTACATAAAGGCAATGTTTCACAGTATATTTCAAAGTAATATATTTTGTGTATTGTATGTATTCAAAGATATTTTGAAGATGTACAAGAATTATGGGTTTAAGAATAGACTATTTAAAAGGAACTCTGGGATTTGTACATTTCATGAAACAATAGCGGTTTACATAATTTTTACAATGTGATGTAGTTAGCACAATGATCTGTTATTCAGTGTAGTTTGGTCTCTAGTGCTCAACATTGCTACACTGGTCTTTTTGTAGTTTCATGGATGAGACATCACTCATATCACCATTATCCCTATTACGATTTAGGGATAAAAAAAAGTAATAAACCAAGATAGCATTTCTAATACAGTAGTAGGGTACAGAAAAACTCAGAATCATGCACCAGCATATGGCTATTGAAagataaaatacatattttattggTATGTAATAGCTGAAAATAAAGTATTGTAACCACCTATGTATTTCATTATGTACATCTTTAATTATAAAAGGCAAGACATGTTGTTGGAAAAAGGTtttgtatttcaaatcaaaacagTTATTTTCCCGACTTGTACAGCagttgaaaaaaaatgtattttttatctgAATAAAAAATATTCTCATTCGACTGTTGTGGCGATTTCTTCCCCATCTGAAAATAATCAGTGTACAAATGTCATGTCAAGGCATTACTAAATCCTGTCATTTGATAAGTGCAACAATAAAGATATTTTAATCATACACCACAGCGTTTAGTAAATTCCAGCAGTGTAACCACTGACATAACAAATCAAATATGCACACAGCCTAGTTTCAGATGTCCCATAACCTCAAGTCAGACAAGTGTGTCCCAAGTACAGTCTTGCAATGTGTGCTCCATACTTGTGGGTCTGGAGTCATTAAGAGTGCAGCATGTCCTTTGCTCCCACAGAGGTGACCAGGGTCAAGGTCGTTAGGTACAAAgcggaagaaaacagactgcaacAGGAACTTTTTCCCAGTTAAAATTGTTTTGCGACAGTGAGCCCTATAATGCATATGACCAAGCACTTCACTACACTTTCTTGGGCACATTAGTGATGATGGGCTTTGGGCGAGTATTGAAGATGAGCTTCTTCTTGATGAGGGCGGAAATAGAGTAGGTGGTGGGGTTCTGCTGGTTGATTTCCATGGGAACCTTCTCCCCTTGTGGGAGGCCAGAGTGTTTAATCAGGACAGCGAAGGGCTTCTCCAGTTTGACCACCTTCCCATAGAGGATGTGGTGTCCCACAATGAGCACAGGTACACCCTGGGGAGGGGACACAGGTGAGCACAGTAAAGACAAGAAACAACATCTCAGATTGGAAAGAGGTAACAGAAGAGTGTACTAGTACTGCATTATAGTGCCATGTTGTCATGTGCCTCTTTGGTGTAGAGCAAATCTCCCATCAGGTTCAGAGATCTGCCTGGACATCATCTCCCCCTGGAGTTCAACCAGCAGCCACtcagtaggaccaggaccatCCACACTGGACAGGGATGGATAGGGGAGTAGAAACAGATGTATTCACCAAATACATAGACATCAAACATTGTCACTAAACATTATGAAATTCATATTTCATACACAACAGCTGACTGATTGCGAGTGTCAATGCTGTCAGTCTCTCAACAGATCGAACTCTGTTCATTACCATCTGATGAAATGAAATAGTTATCCTGAATGTTTTCATACTCTGCGACGAGACAGACAAAACTTCCCTGAATTGACCATGAATTCAGATGATTGCGAAGTCTTACCTTGAGGTTTTAAGAATTTGAACCATTGTGCTGCTCGCAGAAAGATAACTGAAACACTGAcaggggaggagaagaagagagatgtAACACAGGCAATCAGTGCAATATTGTTAGGTAAATATAATGACGCATTAACACTAATTCTGTCACTGACAAGTCCTGTTTGTTTTCATGTTTTTCCCGCCAGGAAGATGTACCACCTTCATCCGGCGCACAGTCGCGTCACTGCATGTAGTGGTTTTCGTTTCCGGTTCAAAGGTGTCCAACGTGGTGTCTGCTGTAATTCAACGTGTGGATATAGGAATTAATGTTTGGGAAAAGTGAAGAAAATACTAAAGAAAGGGACGATAAAAGTAAGCGTTTTCTTTAACTGTTTGTATGTGCATTATAAATTGTTACATGTCAACAATATAATGATTTGCACATAGGCAAGCGGTGTTCTTTCAGTGTCAAACGAGCAGCTAGCTAACCAGCCAAATAGTTTGCGCCAAGTaacgtagctagttagctaactaaggGAACGTGAACTAATTAGCGAGCTATTTTTTTTAGTTGCTAGATAGCCATTTTGTTGCTTACATGTTTCAAATTATGACTTGCATCCCATTATAACAGTTTAGCCGGAAGTTAACACACGGCACGAGGCTAGCTAACTGCATAACAATAATGACTTCCATGCAAAACTGTTAATCCTCTTAATTTTAGCATCTAACTGTTTTCTTAGATTAGCGACAATGGGGGAGTTTAAAGTGCACCGGGTTCGATTTTTCGACTACATGCCAACTGCCATCAGAGCTATGGCATTCAATGCCCACACAGAGAGATTGGCCCTGGGACGAATGGATGGGAGTGTGGAGATTTTCAACTTCGCAGACCACTATTTCCAGGAAAAGGTTAGTAACTCGTTGTATAAATGTATGGCCTATTCAGAATGAAAATTAACATTATGCTTGATCGTTAGTCTACATTATAGCACACTTAAAAGTCTTTACACCTCCCTTCTTAGGACATTGTTGATGCTTATGGTTGATTAACATTGTCAACAGAAATACACCCACGGTTGGTTGTCACACTTGCCATTAATTAACACTTGTTTTGGAATCTGCAGGTTATTCCAGGGAAGGACTCCCGATCAATCGAGGCCCTGTGTTGGGTCAGAGGACGCTTGTTCAGTGCTGGCCTAAATGGAGAGATCACAGAATACGATCTGGAGAACCTGAGACCCAAGTACTCCCTGGAGGCATATGGGGGCCCCATTTGGACCATCACCAGCAATTCTCAGGGGACACACTTAGCAGTCAGTCACCTCTCTGTAATAGTGTCTTTTCAAACATATTGGAATTTGTGTTTTTCATGCTGACTTTAGATGAAatttaaataatgtatttttttctaaACATGTTAGATCGGATGTGAAGATGGGACGGTGAAGTTGTTTGAGGTACTTGAAGAGCGCATTCAGTTTGAGCGCAATCTGGACAGACAGAAAGGTGAGTTGAACAGAGGATTGATTCACTTGTCTAAACATTTGTTCCTTCCTTACATTGCAACCTTTCTTAATATGATTTGGCATCCTTGCTGTCAATGGGGTTGCAGCTGTGTTGACAACTGACCTCTTCTAGTGCAGTTTAAACTGTGTAATCCCGTCTTTCAGGTCGCATCATATCCCTCTCCTGGCACCCCTCTGGCACACAGATTGCTGCTGGCATGAGCGACATGATCCGTGTCTTTGATGTCCCGACAGGTGAGTTAGGAACAGCCATGTAAAAATATTGTGTAAAAATATTGTCAGACAGTTAGTAAGCTAACCACAGTGCATTTTTGATAGGTTTCCAATTTTGGACTTGTTTGATCCTGACCTCCAGTGTTTGTTGTTTCAGGTCGTGCTGTACAGAGGCTCCTGGTGGACCGGGGCTTTGGAGGCTCTAAGAGTCGGGAGACTGTAGTCTGGAGTGTAGTCTTCCTGTCAGACTGTACTATCATCAGCGGTGACTCTGCTGGGAAGGTCCAAGTCTGGGACGGACACACCGGCACGCTCGTCAAAACACACCTGGTGACCAAGTGGGATGTGCTTGCACTGTCTGTCTCCAAGGTGAGATAGTGTTCACTGTGATGGACACTTGGCCTTTACTAATATCTTATCCCTCCTTCCAGATTGTTGCACTCTGTTTATTAGGAGGTGCCAGAGAATGTAGATGTCTCTTTGATTGTCTGAATCCATATATTGCAGGTGAACATGATTTGTTTGACCCAACTAATGTGAATTCGTAGGATTGACTAGAGTGGAGCTTCCTTGTAGACGGGTCTGTGTGTGATTGACAGGATGAGAGCAGTGTGGTGGCGGGGACGTCAGAGGGCACTGTGATCCAGTTCCAGTTCATTGCTCCTActctgcagcagcagcaggacaAGGAGTGGGTCAGAACCAGGACCTTCAAGAACCACACGCATGATGTCAGAGCCCTGGCTGAGATCGAGACTGCCATCGTCTCTGGAGGTCAGTGCTAATGTTCAAATGGATGAGGGTGAAATGCTACTGTAGTACAACAAATGTTGCCCTATATTGACTGCATTACTAATTCTGGATACATTCTCTCTTCAGGTATGGATACCCAGCTTGTAGTGAGACCCCTCTTGGAGAAGTTTGATGAGAGGTCACATGCTTCGGCACTTCGCAAGATCCACTTTCCCCATGTGAGTACAGAACTAGTAGAAATTACTCTAGTAACAGAGCTGTTGCAAGTAATGTTAATTGCATAGATTGTGAATAGTGAATTCAACAGAATGTTCATATTAACGTTGAACAGATTGTTATAGAATTGCACAAAAAATCTTGATTTGATCCTGTTTGTACTGTTCTTTTCAGCGGAATCTAGTATTTTGTGCAAAGAAGGCAGGGCTACTGCTCTTCCAGTTCCCTGGCCAGCTGGAGCTGTGGAGACTGGGAGAGAGTGATGGACATGGTGAGAATCTCACTCGCATggatggaaagagggagatgggagaAATACAGTCAATATCATGCAAATTATTGTAGCAACTTTTCAAACAAAGGGGAGTGATTATCACACTTGTCTAGTGGGTATAGTTATTGTGTGCTGTATTTGACAACACATCTCTCTAACTTTCAGGGAAGCCAGGAGACAGCTTGCCTCTGAAGAGGAAACCTGAGAAACTCCTCCATCTCAAGAGAAAGGTAGGTATTTCTCCTGCATACAACTGTTTATCACCTCAATCTGTAGAAATATCCAAAATCACCTCACCTTTGGGAATTTCATTTTAGCTGATATAATGACAGTATGCATTGAATTTGAGTGGCGTAGTCTGAGTTTGTCATGCTGAAGAAACCCTGCAACTGTAGTTTTGTTTTTCTGTGATGTTTCCCTTCAGGGTGAGGATCATATCTGCTGCAGTGCTCTGTCCTCCTGTGGAGGAtggctagcctactccaccatgTCCAGTGTACGTCTCTACAGGCTGCAGACGGACAATAACGACATCAGCATAACCAAGGTATTACCAAGTCTTGATTGTGGTCTCCATTATGTTAGATACACAACCGGCCTCCTCACCTACTTTATCATGTTTGCAAAAGGGGTTTGCTGATATGCTACACAAATCCCATTTCATTGTTTGACTAATTCATAAAATCCTGTTTATTCTAGTTCAATGTCATTTGAGCTTGTTGAATCTGAAAAACGATTGTGTGCTTTCACTCTCCCAAGGGACAGTCAAATTTATAATCATTCAAATGGTCCAGCTTTGACTAGACAATAATTTCACCCTAATATTTAGACTAAGCATCAAGTACATGGCACCATTTGTCAGTGCTTTAAAATGTCAGTTTAAAATGCCAACATT
This region includes:
- the LOC115151912 gene encoding U3 small nucleolar RNA-associated protein 4 homolog — its product is MGEFKVHRVRFFDYMPTAIRAMAFNAHTERLALGRMDGSVEIFNFADHYFQEKVIPGKDSRSIEALCWVRGRLFSAGLNGEITEYDLENLRPKYSLEAYGGPIWTITSNSQGTHLAIGCEDGTVKLFEVLEERIQFERNLDRQKGRIISLSWHPSGTQIAAGMSDMIRVFDVPTGRAVQRLLVDRGFGGSKSRETVVWSVVFLSDCTIISGDSAGKVQVWDGHTGTLVKTHLVTKWDVLALSVSKDESSVVAGTSEGTVIQFQFIAPTLQQQQDKEWVRTRTFKNHTHDVRALAEIETAIVSGGMDTQLVVRPLLEKFDERSHASALRKIHFPHRNLVFCAKKAGLLLFQFPGQLELWRLGESDGHGKPGDSLPLKRKPEKLLHLKRKGEDHICCSALSSCGGWLAYSTMSSVRLYRLQTDNNDISITKVPKLPKVLRSAHQLCFSSDSSKLFAAFSQSVLVIALSQSECKYVHTLKPKSGSRQPIHLMTNSVDGKWLATANSDCEIHVYNVQKLKLHCIVPVYSSCPSAMGIHPTTNNLTMVHADQQIFEYSIVEKQYTDWSRKLQKQGLHNLWLDRDTPVTDVTFNPKNPEQILLHDMHMFCIIDQSLPLPDQKTQFYNQMTLRSLSEQERPSHLHAFKICKTFQDLLSVSLLGDQSLVMVERPLLAIASQLPAPVRQKKFAT